In Synergistota bacterium, the genomic stretch TGGATTGATCTCTTTTATCAGCATTACACATTTTTACTTTCTTCTTACATTTTACGGGCTTACCATTATAGGATATGTTTTCTTCCGATTAAAAATTAAACCTATAATATATGAAAAGATTGCCATAAGCAATTTATTATTTCCTTTCATAGCCTCTTTCATTTTCTTAGTTTTACCTGAGCTTATAAATTATAAAAACCCCTTCCTATCAGCTTCTGGCTTTATTTTTCTCGCTTCTGGTGCTCGCAACCTATCCCAGCTAATCATAATGCAGTTAACTTTTAAAAACCTCAAGCTTACCAGACATATCAAGCTCTTTCTAAACTTCGTTATAGTTTCAGGAACGGCACTCCTTCTTATAAAAAGCCTTAATCTAAGCAAAACACTAGAAAGGTTATCCTTCCTTGTATTAAAGCTTGGTATATTCATAATAGCTATTCAAGTGTTGCTCTATAAAGAAGACATTCTCTCCCTCTTACCGGATATAGATGTGGCTTTCTATAAGAAGTTAAAGCTTCTTTTTAGAAGGTTCTACTTCTTATTTTTAATTTTCGTCTCACTTGTGGGCGGCTTCTGGATCACAGGCTATGAGGAAATCTCGATATCGCTTTTCTGGAGGTTTTTAGGGTTAACTAGCTTTATAACTGGACTTTCAATTATTCATCAAGCTATAGCTAAAGCAATAAAACAAAACGAAAATCTGGCCTTTCTATCTAAAGAAGCGTATCTTCTATGGCTATACTTTGAGGTTATTTTAAGCTTTCTTATAATCTCAAAGCTCTTGGGGGTGTATAAGCTACTCTCATCCTGGCTCAACTTACAGCTTATAACTATAGGAGAAACTCCCCTTTACCTTTCACAGCTTATAGAGGCAATACTTATAGGAACCCTCTTCTATCTTTTAGCTTTACTATTACGAAAGTTAATAGAAGTTAAAGGGGACGTGGTCACAGATAGTCCAGAGCTTCGTAAGATAATATCGAAAGCCTCTTTCTATACTATTATATTCATTGGCTTACTTGCCTCTCTAAGAGCACTAGGAGTAGGTCCCTCTATCTTAGCAGTCTTCGCGGGAACACTAGGCATAGGATTAGGGCTTGGGCTTCAGGACTTAGCAAGAAATATAGTAGGAGGGATATTGATATTCATGGAAGGGCATTTCAAATTAAACGACATAATATCCATAGAAATAAACAGTAGCTCACCTATTACAGGGAAAATAACAAAAATTGACTACAGATGCGTAACCTTGAAAACTTTCGATAATACTGAGGTTATAGTTCCCTCTTCCCTCCTGGCTTCTAACATGGTCATGAACTGGACCAAATCAGACCCCATTGTTAGAAGAAAAATCACCCTTGGAGTATCTTACAATTCAGACCCAAGACATGTAGAAAGGGTTATATTTGAAGAGGTTAAAAAACACCCCGATGTGCTTCCAGATCCTGAACCAATGGTCCTATTCCGAGAGATTGGAGAAAACTCTCTTATATTCGATATCTACTTTTGGGTAGATCAAAATAAAGCAAATCCTTTAAAGGTAAATTCCGATTTAAACTTCAATATATGGTACAGATTTAAAGAAGAGGGGATAGAGATACCCTATCCCCAGATTGACATTCATCTAAAATGATGACTTACAGCTCACCGCTAATACCGCTCTCCATGAACTTAATTAAAAGCGTTATCGCTTCATTCGCACCAACCGAAATGCCGTACTTCTTACCTCGTGAAACTACCTCACCATTTATGGCATCTATCTCCGTCCTTCTTTTATTTAATATATCCTGAAGCATAGAAGATCTGTTCCTCGCGGTCCTTCTTGCCACTTCAAGAACCACATTTTTCATCTCTTCTGTATCAAAACTGTACCCTTCCGCTTTAGCAACCAGACACGCTTCCTCTACAAGAAGCTCACTTAAAGCTTTAAGATTTGGATCTTCTGGAATCCTCCCGTTCAACACCTTTGCTATAGCTGTTATTGGATTTATACCAACGTTTATGATCAGCTTTCGCCAAACGTTTCTCAATGGATCATCAACAAGAATAGGAGCAAGACCTGCTTTTTCAAAAAGATCCCTAATTTCGATAACCTTCTCCTCATTCACCTGCCCAAAGGGACCAAACGTGGTTTCTCCCCTTCCAGCATACCTAACCTTTCCAGGGCCTAATAGAGTCGCTCCAGCGGTCGTAGTCCCACATAACACCCTATCTTTGCCAACTATTGAAGCTATCTTTTCTGCATTGCCCAACCCATTTTGAAGAGTTAAAAAAAGGGTATCCATACCGACAAGAGGTAAGGAAAACTTAACAGCTTCTTCAGTAACATAGGACTTAACAAAAATTATCACTAAATCTACTTCTCCCACGTTTTGAGGATTAGTAAAAGCCCTAACTTTAAAGATTCTCTCCGTGCCATCTAACCACTCTACCTTAAGACCTTCCTCGTTTATCCTCTTGACATGTTCCTCCCATACATCTATCAAGTTAACCTCTGCCACCTGAGATAAGCAAGCACCGTAAACGCTTCCCATAGCTCCAGCGCCTACTACAGCTATCCTCTTCATGAGCCAAGATACTCCTCCTTAAGGGTTCTTAAAACATCTTCATTCATAGAAAAGCTATGCTCAGATGTTGGAAAAGCTCCCCCTTTAACCTCATCACGATATTCCACAAGAGCTTTAAGTATAATTTCATAAAGATTTACATAAGACTTGACAAACTTCGGTCTAAAGCGCTTGAACAATCCCAAAAGATCGTGAAGAACAAGAACTTGACCATCGCAGTTAGGTCCAGCTCCGATACCTATAGTCGGAACCGACACCTTTTTGGTTATTATCTCAGCGAGACCTGAAGGGACACACTCAAGAACTATCGAGAAAACACCAGCTTGCTCCAAAGCTATAGCATCCTCAATTATCTTCCTAGCAGAATCGATGTCTTTCCCTTGAACCTTAAATCCACCAAGAAGACTCACGCTTTGAGGTGTCAGACCTATATGCCCCATAACAGGTATGCCTGCTTTAACTATAGCTTCCACCTTATCAGCGACCCTCACTCCTCCTTCAAGCTTAACAGCATCAACCCCTCCCTCTTTCATTATCCTTCCAGCGTTTTTAACAGCCTCTTGTGGGCTTATTTCATAGCTTAAGAAGGGCATATCTCCAACTACAAAGACAGTGCTATTGCCTCTCATAACACATTTACAATGATAAATTATCTCCTCTAAAGTTACAGGAACGGTAGATTCATGTCCTTGAACAACCATTCCAAGAGAGTCTCCAACAAGAATAATATCTATTTCCGCTTCATTAACTATTTGAGTCATCGGATAATCATAGGAAGTTATCATCGTTATCTTCTCGCCCTTTCTCTTCTTCTCAAAGAGATCTGGTATGGTTACTTTTTTACGCAAGCCTATCACCCCCATAGAAACATTATACCAAATTAAAATATAGAAGCTAAAGCATTTTTAAGACTATTTTCTATTAAAAAGATAAGCCCATTCAGAGAAATACATGGATCGGCTTCCTTAATAGAAGTTAGAAATTCGACATGATCTCTTCCCTTTCTATAATCCGGTTCACGAGGAGGATGCTTTAAACTTCCGCTAATAAGCTCTAAATCCAAACTATAGATGAGGGAAAGCTGGTATAAAATCAAATCCTTTGAAGAGTAAAGAGAAACTCCCCCTATCTTCCTATCCCCGTAAGCGATATCTCCCCAACCCCTTTCCTCAACATCTCTTAATCCAGCTTTCCTTAAGGCAGAAATAACAGCATCATTGATAAAACTTATCCATTCTCGAGGAAAGATATCCTTTTTTGAGGTTTTTCTCAATGCCACACTAATTACAATAGTTCCAGGATATAAAACAACGCTACAGCCTCCTCCTAGCCTTCTCTTTATAGGAAGGCAAGAGCTTTCTTTAACCTCCTCTTCTTCTTTCGAAAACCTTCCTAAAACTATAAAAGCTGAAGATGGTATCCATATACGAAATGCCCATCGCGCTCCCATATATATGCTTTTTAAAAGAAACCCATCAACGTAATCACTAATTACCATACTTTTCCTCTGTAATGGCTCTTTATCCAGTTAATGTCTCTCTCGATTTGCGCTTTTAACTCTTCAAGACCTTGAAACTTTCTCTCTCCTCGCACTCTACATAGTATCTCAACTTTAATTCTTTCTCCATATATGTCTCCATTAAAATCCATGATGTGAACCTCCACTCTCTTCTCCATCGAAACTCCAGAAACTGTAGGCCTTGTACCAATATTCATAGCGGAAAGATATCTTTTACCTCTTACCTCAGAAAAAACGGCATATACACCATCAGCTGGTATAAGCTTCTCCGAAGGCATCAAAAGATTAGCAGTAGGGAAACCTATCTTTCTTCCGAGAGCATCTCCTTCTACAACCGTCCCTGTAAAAAAGTAATTTCTTCCTAGGAGAATTGCCCCCTCTTCAACTCTACCACTTCTTATAAGATCCCTTATTATCGTACTTGATACTATTCTACCCATGACAACCTTCGGCGGAATTACCTCTACAACGATCTTTCTCTCCTCTGCGAGCCTCTTTAAGAGACCTGCCGTTCCCCTTCCTCCCCTCCCAAAGGTAAAGTTAAAGCCTACAGAAATAAATTTAGCATTAAGATTAGTCACTAAAACGTCTTCAAAAAACTCCTCTGGAGCCATTGAAGCAAGCCTTACATCAAAGGGAAGCTCTATAATTTCATCTACCCCCAGCTGAAGAAGCAGTTCTTTCTTCTCTTCATCAGTAGTAAGAAGCTTAAAATCTTCTCCTTTAAAAAACCTCTCAGGATGTGGAGAAAAGGTCAAAACGGAAACTTTTAAATCACTCTCTCTACCCCAAGATAAAGCTCTCTCTATAACCTCTATATGTCCCAAGTGAACCCCATCAAAGGCTCCTATAGCTAAGGACCTCACAGCTTAAACACCCTTATAGGCCTTAAAAGACCTTCTTCGCTTTGAGCTATAGCTATTAAAGTTCCTGTATAAAAGATTCCTACCAATCCCCCATAATCCTCGCTGGCTTCTATATTCATACCGTTCAAAAGCTTTCGAGCTTCTTCCTTAGAAACCTCCTTAATAGGCATTATCATCCTCACAGCCTCTTCGTTACTCAACATAGCCTGAAGGAGCTTTTCCCTATTCCATGGTGTAGAAGCACCTTCAACGCTAAACGGCCCTATCTTGGTTCGTTTCAAGGAGTATAAGAAAGCTCCGCACCCTAAGGTATCCCCTATATCTTCTATCAGCTTCCGAACATAGGTTCCCTTAGAACATCTCAATCTAAAAGAAAACTTTGGAAAATCTCCAATTTCAAAAGAAAGCACCTCAAACTCGTATATATAAATCTCTCTTGGCTCTACCTCGATACCATCTAAGCCCTCTCTCGCATACTCATAAAGCCTCTTTCCGCCTATCTTAATAGCAGAATAAAGCGGAGGAACCTGTTTCATCCTTCCCTTAAAACCATTGATTACCTCTAAGAGAGCATCGAGATTAACCTTTTGAGTATTAACTTCTAAGACTGTTCCTCCCCTGTCTCCCGTGCTGGTTTTCACTCCCAAAATGGCTTCTCCAATATACTCTTTATCAAGCTGAAGCAAAAAAGGAACGAGTTTAGTAGCAGAATTTAAGCACACAAGAAGCAAACCTTCAGCATGAGGGTCTAGCGTTCCTGTATGACCAGCCTTCTTCACACCAAGGGCACTCTTAACCTCTTCAAGGCAGTCAGTGGAGGTAATAAGAAGGGGTTTATAAACTTTAACTACTCCTTCCATTGATATATCTCTTTTATAGCTTCAAAAATAAGCCTCCTCGCTCCATCAAGGTCAGCATCCAAGGTACACGCCGCAGCCATATCATGTCCTCCTCCACCAAAGCAAGAAGCAATAAACCTCACCTTTACATTTTCATCATTAGAGCGTAAACTTGCTCTTACTCTCCCGTCCATCATCTCTCTAAATAGGATAACCATCTTAACTCCCTCAGCCATTCTAAGAAAGTGAATAAATCCCTCAGACTCTATAGCATCGAAACCGTTCTCTCTAAGCTTACCCTCAGAAAGCGAGCTCCAAATAACCTTGCCATCGAAAGCGAGCTGTGCCCTTTCTAAAACCTCTCCTATAGCCTTAAGAAGCTTAAAGGGCTTATTCTCATAAAGATGCCGTGTTATCTTTACCTTATCAGCACCCCTTGAAAGTAAATCGGCAACTATCCTGTGGGTCCTAGGAGATGTGGAATTGTAACTAAACCTTCCGCTGTCAGTAACTATAGCGACATATATAGCGTCAGCTACCTCTGGGGTTATCAGGTTTTCCTCCTCTATTAAAACCTCGTAAACAAGCTCCCCTGTCGCAGAAGCGGAGGGATCTATAAGATTTATGTTTCCGTAAAGCCTATTATCGATGTGATGATCTATATTTATTATATAACCCCCTAAGCTACTTAAATCAAAACCGTTCCAAATCCGTTCAGGATTAGCTGTATCAAGAAAAATATATAAGTCGAAATCCTTTAATATAGAACTATCAATCCTTTTAATTCTCTGACTACCTGAAAGGAATCCATAAAGCTTCGGGAGACCATCAGGAGAAAACATCTCTACCCTTTTCCCAAGCCTCTCTATACCTAAGCCCATAGCCAATAAACTTCCAATGGCATCTCCATCAGGCCTCTCATGAGATATAACAGATACACTATTAGCTTGCTTTATCCTCTCCATTATCTCCTTCGTCGTCATTCTCTTTTCCATCTTTTCTCGACACCTCAGACAAAATCCTCTCTATGTGAAAGCTATAATCTATTGACCTATCTTCCTTAAATACTATCTCAGGAACTATCCTAAGCCTTAACTCCCTACCTAACTCTCTTCTTATAAAACCTTTGGCGCTCTGGAGACCATCCATAACTTCAACCGGATCTGGAACACCATATATGCTAACGTAAACCCAAGCCCATCTTAAATCTTTAGAAACCTCAACCTTAGTTATACTAACCCCCTTAACCCTGGGATCCTTCAAATCCCTTGATATAAACTCACCAATAAACCTTTTTATCTCCTGTTCAACACGCTTTAGCCTAAATACCTGACTCATCTTCTATCCCTTCTTTCACGGTTCCTATAAGATTTCGATTGACCAGTTTTCAATCCATATGTTACCTTCCTTTTCAATAAAGGACAGAACATTGTTAAGAGCATTATCAAGAAAGGCCTTCTCGTTTCCAACCATCGCTATTCCCAAGACGCACTCTTTCCACTTATCGTTTTCCCCAACCTCTGCAACAGAAACATTAAAGGTATTTCTTAACCTCGCTATTATCCTTTGAATACAGGCTCTTTTCTCCTTAAGGGTCTTAGCGGAAAAGAGCCTAAGCTGAACCTCAAGTATGCCAACAAACATATCTATTTAACTTAAAGAGTGGTTCTCCTTACCTCTCTTACCTCAAAGGCCTCTATTATATCTCCCACCTCAAAATCAGAAAAGCCATCTATCCCTATACCACATTCGTAGTCCTTCGCTACCTCCTTAACATCATCTTTAAACCTTTTAAGGGAGGAAATCTTCCCTTCGTAAATAACCGATTCCTTCCTCTTAACTCTAACATTAGCATTTCTAACAATAGTGCCATCCAAAACATAACAACCTGCTACTTTACCACCTCTAACCTTGAAAATCGCCCTTACCTCGGCCTTACCTAAGAAGACCTCTTCATACTTAGGTTTAAGCATACCTATCATTGCAGCCTTTATATCCTCTTCTACGTCATAAATTATCTGGTAAAGTCTTATCTGTATACCTTCTTTTTCAGCCTCCTGCTTAGCATTAGGTTCAACCTTAACATTAAAGCCTATTATTATAGCCTCAGAAGCAGAGGCAAGCATAACATCGTTTTCATTGATATTACCTATGCCTCCGTGAATACACTTAACCTTAATCTCCTCGGTGGAAAGCCTCTCCAGAATAGGTACCAAGGCATCAAGCTCCCCTTGAGCATTGGTCTTTATAACCAATCTAAGCTCCTTAGCCTCCTCTTCCTTGGCCTGCTTAAGAAACTCTTCCAAGGTAATCTTTCTCGGCCTTGTAGAAAGCCTCTTCTCCCTAAGCTCCTCGAAATAGGCCTCCACCGCCTCCTTAGCTTCCTTTTCACTCGCAACAACCCTGAAGCTATCACCGGCCTCGGGAAGGGAATTTAGACCTATTATTTCCACAGGCATAGAGGGACCAGCTTCATTTACCTGCCTTCCCTTGTCATCAAGCATCGCCCTAACTCTACCATAAGCAGTTTTAGTTAATATAACATCTCCTCTTCTTAATACTCCCTTTTTAACTATAGCGCTTGCAACCGGTCCTTTTCCCTTATCAAGCCTTGATTCCAAGATATACCCTTCCGCAGGAACGTTAATCTCAGCCTTAAGCTCTAGATATTCAGCCAAAAAAATTATCATATCTAGAAGCTCCTCTACTCCCATACCCTTCTTAGCGGACACCTCAACGCAAATTGTATCTCCGCCCCATTCCTCAGGAATCAATCCAATTTCAGAAAGCTCCTTTTTAGTCTTCTCCACATTAGCACTAGGCTTATCTATCTTATTTATAGCCACTACTATAGGAACACCAGCTGCTCTTGCATGATTAACAGCCTCTATCGTTTGAGGCTTAACCCCATCATCAGCAGCAACAACAAGGACAGCTATATCTGTAACCTGAGCTCCCCTAGCTCTCATCTTAGTAAACGCCTCGTGCCCAGGTGTGTCTATAAAAACTATCTTTTTGCCTCCTCGCTCTACGACAGAAGCTCCTATCTTTTGGGTTATTCCTCCAGCCTCTTTCTCAGCAACATTGGTTTTCCTTATAGTATCAAGAAGCGTAGTTTTACCATGATCAACATGTCCCATAACTGTAACCACAGGAGGTCTTGGCTCAAAAATTATAGGCTTCTCTTCCTTTTTCACAATCTCTTGAACGCCAGAAATCTCTTCCTTCTTCTCTTCAACTATCTCTTCCATCCTTTTCCTTTCCTCAAGCAGCTCCTCTTCTATGATCTTAGCCACCTCTGTATCTATCGTGCTCATATGAGTTTTTACCTCCACACCAAGGTCCTTCAGTCTGTCCATAAGCTCCTTTGTAGAAAGGCCGATCATCTTCGCTAACTCGTAGACCCTTATTTTGCTCAAAGTCTATCACCCCCTGAGCCATCCTCGAATCCGTCAAACCGAGGACGCTACAACTTTCCCTTCCTACAACCCTCCCCATATCCTCTTTAGAGTTAACCCAAATAACTCCGATTTTCGACTCTTCAGAAAACCTTATCATCTCCTCTCTAACCGCTCTTCCTGCATCCTTAGCAAGAATAATAAGGCAAACCTTACCTCTCTTTAAGGCCGCAAGTGTCGCTTTCCTTCCTATAGTAAGCTTATTAGCCTTTCGGGCAAAGCCCACTAGGGTCTTCCAATCCATCTCTCCTCTTAGCAATCAGTCTTTCAACTTCTTCTATTATAGATCTATCTAACTCATTTATCTTCAAGCTTCTCTGAATCGCCTTCTTTTTCAAAGCTTTTCCAACGCAATCGGAATTAAAACAGACATAAACACCCCTACCGCTTTTCTTCCCAGAAACATCAAGGGAGATACCCCCATCAACTGTCCTAACTATTCTTAGCATTTCACCTTTCGGTTTTTTCTCTCCACAACCAACACAGGTCCTGATCGGGACATGCTTAGCCCTCATAGACCTTAAGCTCCTCCTCAAACGGCTTTATATCTATTCTCCAACCCGTCAACCTAGCAACAAGACGAGCATTTTGCCCTTCTCTTCCTATAGCTAAGGAAAGCTGTTCTGGAGGAACCCATATCCTCGCTCCCTTTTCCTCTCCTTCTATTCTTTCAATTTTAATGACTTTTGCCGGACTTAATGCATTGGCTATAAAAATCAAAGGATCAGAACTCCAAACCACTATATCTATTCTCTCACCAGAGAGCTCTCTACTTATCGCTTGAACCCTCGCCCCTTTAGCTCCAACACATGCACCTATGGGATCAACATTTGGATCGTTTGACCACACGGCCACCTTAGATCTCGCTCCAGGTTCCCTAACAACAGCTTTTATATCAACAACTCCATCATGAACCTCCGGAATCTCAAGCTCAAAAAGCCTCTTTAACAAACCCGGATGAGTTCGAGAGACCACTATTTTAGGCCCCTTTGTGGTCTTCCTCACTTCGAGAACATAAAACTTAAAGGCCCTGCCAGGATCATATTCCTCAGTGGGAATCTGCTCCTGAAGAGGCAATATAGCTTCTGTCTTACCAAGATTAATCATAACTTGAGCCTTATCCTTTCTGTATATGGTGCCCGTAACTATATCCCCAACTTTTCCCCTAAACTCCTCATATACTACCTCTCTTTCAACTTCCTTCAGTCTCTGAACAATAACCTGCTTAGCAGTTTGAGCCGCTATCCTTCCAAAATCGTGAGGCGTTACCTCTATTCTAACCACAGACCCCTCAATAGGGCTCTCCCCATGCTCAACTGCTTCATCTATAGAAATCTCTAAACGAGGATCTTTAACCTCTTTAACTACTCTCTTTAAAGCAAAAACTTTTATTTCTCCATCGGTAGGATCTATATCAATTTCGATATTATGAGAGCTACCGAAATGTTTTTTGTAAGCAGATACTAAAGCTGCCTTAAGCATATCAAAAAGAATATTCTTACTGATACCTTTCTCCTTCTCTATCTGTTTTATCACTCTTATAAGCTCCTTACCCACGTTCTCCTTTCCTCCCTTTTTTCGCTTCCACACTCCAATCCTTAACCACAAGTTTAGCTTTGTTTATATTCTCAAAAGCTATCTCTACATCTCCTGAGTCGGTTTCTATGACAACGCTAGTATTCCCTGCGGCCTTTATCTTTCCAGTAAAGTTTCTTCTTCCCTCTATAAAAACGTTTGTATTAATTTTAACGATCTCTCCCTTAAAGCGCTCATAATCTTTCATCTTAAATAGAGGCCTTTCTATGCCTGGAGAGGAAACCTCAAGAAAATATCTCCCCTCTATAAGGTCTATCCTATCTAATATGGGATCTATAGCCTTACTAACACGTTCACAATCTTTAAGAGATACCCCCATAGGTGAATCTATATAAACTCTAAGGACCCTTCTCCCGCTTTCAGTGACCAACTCCACACCTAAAAGCTCGACTCCCTCCCTTTCAACGACACTTTGAATTTCCTCCTCAATCCTTCTAGCTAGACCCTTTAGATCCATGATCTATATCACTCCCTTAAAAACAAAAGAGCGGGGCTTTCCCCACTCTTTTGCAAATCTACACTTAAAGTATAACACCTTAATCCTATTTTTGCAAGAGAGGGACTAAAAAGGCATATATTTTATCCTAAAATCTAATAGTATTTTAACCAACTTATCTTTAACTGCCCTTAGCTCCTCATCTGAGCCCTTCTTTATTAAAATTCCATCTACCGTAAGCTTCCCCTCCTCAACCCTTATCTGAAAGGGCTCAAGATCCACCTTAAAGGCTTTATCAAGCTTAGATGCAAAATCGCTAGCCTCCTCCTTCGAGGAAGCCTTATAAAGAAGAACATCTTCAGCATATACGCTTAATCCATCCTCCCCGACCTTTATAGGTACGTAATTTGCGGCTTTCCTTCTATCTATTTCTATGCCCTTATCCTTTAGACACTTGTGTATATATACCGCTCTATCCTTTAACTCGGGATGACTCATCATTATACCGTAGTCTCTTGGAGGCTTAGTAAGAGAAAGAGCATAAAGTCTCTCGATAATCGTTAAAGCAGAAACTGGATTATAACCAGCTTTAAGTAAGAGCTCTATTGACCTGAGGTCCGCTTCTTCCTCATACTCTCTGCTATATTTGTTTAAGACAGCCGTCTGTATCAAGTTCGGTAGCAGTACTCCAGCGGTCGTCCTAGTAAGCAAAGCTACAGCAAGAGAATACACCGTCATCCTCTGTGCTGCAGCTACTTGCTTTAAGGCATGCCTATATTCTATGTGAGCTATCTCGTGAGCTATAACAGCAGCCAGCTCTGAATCGGTTCTCACGAAGTTAAGCATTCCAGAAAAAACATATATATAACCGCCTGGAATAGAGAAAGCATTAATATCTTTCTTAGCTATGACCTTAAATTTATAATCTATGTCTTTACGGCTAGAATGACGAGCTAATGAGTAGCCAACAGACTCAACGCGGGAAACTTCAACAGGGTTCTTAACAAGGGGGAATTCCTTCTCCACTTCCTTAGCTATATTATCCCCCATTTTAACCTCATCAACTGTTGCACCGAAAGCAGAATTAAACCAGAGAAAAACAACAGAAACAAGGATTAAAAATACCCTTCTCATTTGCGCTGGTCTATAAATCTTGGCTCTTGAACCTTAGAGGAGTTATAATATTCAGCTATCGCTCTTTTCCCCTCCCGAAGGCCTTTTAAAGCCTCTTTTACCTTCTCGATCTCCAAAGAGAGCTTCTCCCTCGACCTGTTCTCCACCTCAAGAATCCTTAAAACTTTGCCTTTTATAAGGTCTAAAATCTCCTCCACCTTCTCCCTGATATCCTTAGAGAGAAAATCCAAAAGCCTTGCCCTATCTTGAGAACGCTCCACAACGCCAGAAAGACCGCTTTGGACTTCCTCAAGCTCCTCGTTTAATTTATCCTGCTCAGATATAATAGTTTGTTTCCTGCTTATAACCCTAAGCAATCCCTCTATATCAGACTCCTCTATCCTTTTTTCCTGCTCATT encodes the following:
- a CDS encoding mechanosensitive ion channel: MIESLLERLMLISNEISQSYNGLISFISITHFYFLLTFYGLTIIGYVFFRLKIKPIIYEKIAISNLLFPFIASFIFLVLPELINYKNPFLSASGFIFLASGARNLSQLIIMQLTFKNLKLTRHIKLFLNFVIVSGTALLLIKSLNLSKTLERLSFLVLKLGIFIIAIQVLLYKEDILSLLPDIDVAFYKKLKLLFRRFYFLFLIFVSLVGGFWITGYEEISISLFWRFLGLTSFITGLSIIHQAIAKAIKQNENLAFLSKEAYLLWLYFEVILSFLIISKLLGVYKLLSSWLNLQLITIGETPLYLSQLIEAILIGTLFYLLALLLRKLIEVKGDVVTDSPELRKIISKASFYTIIFIGLLASLRALGVGPSILAVFAGTLGIGLGLGLQDLARNIVGGILIFMEGHFKLNDIISIEINSSSPITGKITKIDYRCVTLKTFDNTEVIVPSSLLASNMVMNWTKSDPIVRRKITLGVSYNSDPRHVERVIFEEVKKHPDVLPDPEPMVLFREIGENSLIFDIYFWVDQNKANPLKVNSDLNFNIWYRFKEEGIEIPYPQIDIHLK
- the truB gene encoding tRNA pseudouridine(55) synthase TruB, with protein sequence MEGVVKVYKPLLITSTDCLEEVKSALGVKKAGHTGTLDPHAEGLLLVCLNSATKLVPFLLQLDKEYIGEAILGVKTSTGDRGGTVLEVNTQKVNLDALLEVINGFKGRMKQVPPLYSAIKIGGKRLYEYAREGLDGIEVEPREIYIYEFEVLSFEIGDFPKFSFRLRCSKGTYVRKLIEDIGDTLGCGAFLYSLKRTKIGPFSVEGASTPWNREKLLQAMLSNEEAVRMIMPIKEVSKEEARKLLNGMNIEASEDYGGLVGIFYTGTLIAIAQSEEGLLRPIRVFKL
- a CDS encoding bifunctional oligoribonuclease/PAP phosphatase NrnA; amino-acid sequence: MEKRMTTKEIMERIKQANSVSVISHERPDGDAIGSLLAMGLGIERLGKRVEMFSPDGLPKLYGFLSGSQRIKRIDSSILKDFDLYIFLDTANPERIWNGFDLSSLGGYIINIDHHIDNRLYGNINLIDPSASATGELVYEVLIEEENLITPEVADAIYVAIVTDSGRFSYNSTSPRTHRIVADLLSRGADKVKITRHLYENKPFKLLKAIGEVLERAQLAFDGKVIWSSLSEGKLRENGFDAIESEGFIHFLRMAEGVKMVILFREMMDGRVRASLRSNDENVKVRFIASCFGGGGHDMAAACTLDADLDGARRLIFEAIKEIYQWKE
- a CDS encoding 2-dehydropantoate 2-reductase, whose protein sequence is MKRIAVVGAGAMGSVYGACLSQVAEVNLIDVWEEHVKRINEEGLKVEWLDGTERIFKVRAFTNPQNVGEVDLVIIFVKSYVTEEAVKFSLPLVGMDTLFLTLQNGLGNAEKIASIVGKDRVLCGTTTAGATLLGPGKVRYAGRGETTFGPFGQVNEEKVIEIRDLFEKAGLAPILVDDPLRNVWRKLIINVGINPITAIAKVLNGRIPEDPNLKALSELLVEEACLVAKAEGYSFDTEEMKNVVLEVARRTARNRSSMLQDILNKRRTEIDAINGEVVSRGKKYGISVGANEAITLLIKFMESGISGEL
- a CDS encoding DUF503 domain-containing protein, giving the protein MFVGILEVQLRLFSAKTLKEKRACIQRIIARLRNTFNVSVAEVGENDKWKECVLGIAMVGNEKAFLDNALNNVLSFIEKEGNIWIENWSIEIL
- the rbfA gene encoding 30S ribosome-binding factor RbfA — its product is MSQVFRLKRVEQEIKRFIGEFISRDLKDPRVKGVSITKVEVSKDLRWAWVYVSIYGVPDPVEVMDGLQSAKGFIRRELGRELRLRIVPEIVFKEDRSIDYSFHIERILSEVSRKDGKENDDEGDNGEDKAS
- the panB gene encoding 3-methyl-2-oxobutanoate hydroxymethyltransferase, with product MRKKVTIPDLFEKKRKGEKITMITSYDYPMTQIVNEAEIDIILVGDSLGMVVQGHESTVPVTLEEIIYHCKCVMRGNSTVFVVGDMPFLSYEISPQEAVKNAGRIMKEGGVDAVKLEGGVRVADKVEAIVKAGIPVMGHIGLTPQSVSLLGGFKVQGKDIDSARKIIEDAIALEQAGVFSIVLECVPSGLAEIITKKVSVPTIGIGAGPNCDGQVLVLHDLLGLFKRFRPKFVKSYVNLYEIILKALVEYRDEVKGGAFPTSEHSFSMNEDVLRTLKEEYLGS
- a CDS encoding bifunctional riboflavin kinase/FAD synthetase, with amino-acid sequence MRSLAIGAFDGVHLGHIEVIERALSWGRESDLKVSVLTFSPHPERFFKGEDFKLLTTDEEKKELLLQLGVDEIIELPFDVRLASMAPEEFFEDVLVTNLNAKFISVGFNFTFGRGGRGTAGLLKRLAEERKIVVEVIPPKVVMGRIVSSTIIRDLIRSGRVEEGAILLGRNYFFTGTVVEGDALGRKIGFPTANLLMPSEKLIPADGVYAVFSEVRGKRYLSAMNIGTRPTVSGVSMEKRVEVHIMDFNGDIYGERIKVEILCRVRGERKFQGLEELKAQIERDINWIKSHYRGKVW